A genomic window from Caballeronia sp. SBC1 includes:
- a CDS encoding mechanosensitive ion channel family protein, whose product MKPSRIRALASALVFAALVSSALTVFALNASAAPPALTLPSFQELINKPAASDPGSGAAAASGTADATASPASDADLTRSLDTVISTLDNDRERTTLVAQLKKLRDAKRDAEAAAQAAGTAAASDGSGAAVLPEVAAASSASSTTAASAVVAAITPKTGLLGAIASGLSSVEADFSRGRTPLNYWGGRLNAAGNELFTIVSGQSRESFGHTLLNYCLMLTGWGVCAFLLVYLQRYLHARYKVHFGLRANPTTSELLIFALRRVGPYLFAFIAALTFVRLMPVSLGRTLAMVTAYAIVAGAVFSSICLIMFSLFGSAHRRVAVHLLILHARRLLFLIGTLGALGDAASNYDVAQQLGTNLSGLLSTVANMGAAILTGYFTLAFQRPVSHLIRSRSYEQRSQHKAATETFEVVGSLWQVPMLLLASASVIATLAGIGTSENVLQMAIATAGLLVVGLFLSAVVLRVTRLPQRKTRRQSAYVRRLFKFFGRMVVLMIWLAFLELASRFWGFSLTKLAEESVAARGITHAVSAILLTILIAWLVWILIDTGIQEALNPNTSRGKGRGPSMRARTMLPLIRNVVFVGLLSVAAIITAANLGLNVTPLLAGAGVIGLAVGFGAQSLVADLITGLFIIIEDTISVGDSIEVDGGHAGVVETLTIRTVRLRDGQGAIHAIPFSQIKVVKNLSRDFAYAVFEVRVPFSADVDQITQMIREVGAELMADFRYRREMLGPIEVWGLDRFDPNWMVVKGQIKTLPLKQWSVARAFNVRVKRKMDEIGMDVPVPQMQLRVSRESGGMDADLNDLEELTEAVPLSPVERSAAAMARDVSHKSQPAPPPTDQSAQVPPQIPTASEPGKG is encoded by the coding sequence ATGAAACCAAGCCGCATCCGGGCGCTTGCTAGCGCGCTGGTATTCGCCGCGTTGGTCAGCTCGGCGCTCACTGTTTTCGCCCTGAACGCTAGCGCCGCGCCTCCTGCGCTCACGTTGCCGTCGTTTCAGGAACTGATCAACAAACCCGCGGCATCAGACCCGGGATCGGGGGCCGCTGCCGCTTCCGGCACGGCGGACGCCACGGCAAGTCCGGCCAGCGACGCGGATCTGACGCGCTCGCTCGACACAGTCATTTCCACGCTGGACAACGACCGGGAACGCACGACGCTGGTCGCGCAGTTGAAAAAGCTTCGCGATGCCAAGCGTGACGCCGAAGCTGCCGCGCAAGCCGCGGGCACAGCCGCTGCGTCCGACGGTTCCGGCGCGGCAGTGCTGCCGGAGGTAGCCGCGGCCTCGTCCGCAAGTTCAACGACGGCAGCGTCGGCGGTCGTCGCCGCTATCACGCCTAAAACGGGGCTGCTCGGGGCGATCGCGTCGGGGCTGTCGAGCGTAGAAGCCGACTTCAGCCGCGGTCGTACGCCGCTCAATTATTGGGGCGGTCGCCTGAACGCCGCGGGCAATGAGCTTTTCACCATTGTCTCGGGACAGAGCCGCGAGAGTTTCGGCCACACGCTGCTCAACTATTGCCTGATGTTGACTGGCTGGGGCGTCTGCGCGTTCCTGCTGGTCTACCTCCAGCGGTACTTGCACGCGCGTTACAAAGTCCATTTCGGGCTGCGTGCCAATCCCACCACCAGCGAGCTTTTGATCTTCGCGCTGCGGCGGGTCGGGCCTTACCTGTTCGCGTTCATCGCGGCGCTGACTTTTGTGCGGCTGATGCCGGTGTCGCTCGGCCGCACGCTCGCGATGGTGACGGCGTACGCGATTGTCGCGGGCGCCGTGTTTTCATCGATCTGCCTGATCATGTTCTCGTTGTTCGGCTCGGCGCATCGCCGGGTGGCGGTGCATCTGCTGATTCTGCATGCACGTCGCCTGCTATTTCTCATTGGCACGCTCGGCGCACTGGGCGACGCCGCATCGAACTACGACGTGGCACAACAGCTCGGCACGAATCTGTCCGGGCTCCTCTCAACGGTCGCGAACATGGGCGCGGCGATCCTGACCGGCTATTTCACGCTGGCGTTCCAGCGGCCGGTGTCCCATCTGATCCGCAGCCGTTCGTATGAGCAGCGCAGCCAGCACAAGGCCGCGACTGAAACGTTCGAGGTGGTCGGTTCGCTCTGGCAGGTGCCAATGCTGCTGCTCGCATCCGCTTCGGTGATCGCGACGCTTGCAGGGATTGGCACCTCCGAGAACGTCCTGCAAATGGCGATCGCAACCGCCGGCTTGCTGGTGGTCGGACTGTTTCTCAGTGCTGTTGTGTTGCGGGTCACGCGATTGCCGCAACGCAAGACGCGCCGGCAATCGGCGTATGTACGACGGCTTTTCAAGTTCTTTGGCCGTATGGTCGTGCTGATGATCTGGTTAGCCTTCCTCGAACTTGCCTCGCGTTTCTGGGGGTTTTCGCTCACCAAACTTGCGGAGGAAAGCGTGGCCGCACGCGGCATCACGCATGCGGTGAGCGCGATCCTGCTGACCATTCTTATCGCTTGGCTAGTGTGGATCCTGATCGATACGGGGATTCAGGAGGCACTCAACCCGAACACGTCGCGCGGCAAAGGGCGCGGTCCAAGCATGCGCGCTCGCACCATGCTGCCGCTGATCCGCAACGTGGTGTTCGTGGGACTGCTGAGTGTTGCCGCGATCATTACCGCCGCCAATCTGGGGCTGAATGTGACGCCGTTGCTGGCTGGCGCCGGCGTGATCGGGCTGGCGGTCGGCTTTGGTGCGCAGTCGCTGGTGGCGGATCTGATAACGGGACTTTTCATCATCATCGAGGACACCATTTCTGTCGGCGATTCGATCGAGGTCGACGGCGGCCATGCGGGCGTAGTGGAAACGCTCACCATTCGTACCGTGCGACTGCGCGACGGGCAGGGCGCCATTCACGCCATCCCGTTTTCGCAGATCAAGGTCGTGAAGAATCTGTCGCGCGATTTTGCTTATGCGGTGTTCGAAGTGCGGGTGCCGTTTTCCGCCGATGTCGACCAGATCACGCAGATGATTCGGGAAGTCGGTGCGGAATTGATGGCCGATTTCCGATACCGGCGCGAGATGCTTGGGCCGATCGAAGTGTGGGGGCTCGACCGTTTCGATCCCAACTGGATGGTCGTGAAAGGGCAGATCAAGACCCTGCCGCTCAAGCAATGGAGTGTTGCGCGGGCATTTAACGTCAGGGTCAAGCGCAAGATGGACGAAATCGGCATGGACGTTCCGGTGCCGCAAATGCAACTACGGGTATCGCGGGAATCCGGGGGCATGGACGCCGACTTGAACGATCTGGAGGAGTTGACGGAAGCGGTTCCGCTGTCGCCGGTGGAGCGCAGCGCGGCCGCGATGGCCCGCGATGTTTCACACAAATCCCAGCCCGCACCGCCGCCGACAGATCAATCAGCGCAAGTGCCACCGCAGATTCCAACGGCGTCGGAGCCGGGGAAAGGGTAG
- a CDS encoding cysteine dioxygenase family protein encodes MTSAPDTKSPLARLSDALDRACCLDPSSAGFALVVRSALNGLSGEVGFLSDAQREGGLDCYRRHLLVADPLGRYAVAALVWQAGQASPVHGHHTWCAYTVLEGTLSETLFAWDAETNRAVQTRRHERAHGAVSFVGAGRGAIHQLGNTSLTGRTAVSLHVYGVPGAHISTHVNDLVMVAA; translated from the coding sequence ATGACCTCTGCCCCTGATACAAAATCGCCACTCGCGCGATTGTCCGATGCACTCGATCGAGCCTGTTGCCTTGATCCGTCGTCGGCGGGATTCGCACTTGTCGTACGGTCGGCTCTCAATGGACTGTCCGGGGAAGTCGGCTTTTTGTCCGATGCCCAGCGTGAAGGCGGGCTGGATTGTTATCGGCGGCATTTGCTGGTTGCCGATCCGCTCGGCCGCTATGCCGTCGCCGCACTCGTCTGGCAAGCGGGTCAGGCGAGTCCGGTACATGGACATCACACCTGGTGCGCCTATACGGTGCTCGAAGGAACGCTGTCTGAGACACTGTTCGCATGGGATGCCGAGACGAATCGGGCAGTTCAAACGCGCCGCCACGAACGGGCGCACGGCGCGGTGTCGTTTGTCGGCGCGGGGCGCGGGGCGATTCACCAGTTGGGCAACACATCGCTCACGGGACGCACCGCGGTCTCGCTCCATGTCTATGGCGTGCCTGGCGCGCACATCTCGACGCACGTCAATGATCTCGTCATGGTTGCCGCTTAG
- a CDS encoding Lrp/AsnC family transcriptional regulator, translating to MGMDLIDRKLLELLQEDVTMPIAELATRVNLSQTPCWKRVQRLKETGVIRAQVALCDPRKLGVGTTVFVAVKTNQHTQTWAEDFTRAVRDIPEVVEVYRMSGETDYLMRVVVSDIDDYDRVYKTLIRAVPLYDVSSSFAMEQIKYSTALPVRSPLGVTGN from the coding sequence GTGGGCATGGACCTTATCGATCGCAAGTTGCTGGAGCTGCTGCAGGAAGACGTGACAATGCCGATTGCCGAACTGGCGACGCGCGTCAATCTCTCGCAAACTCCATGCTGGAAGCGCGTGCAACGGCTAAAGGAAACGGGCGTGATCCGTGCTCAGGTCGCGTTGTGCGATCCGCGCAAGCTGGGGGTTGGGACAACGGTGTTTGTCGCCGTGAAGACCAATCAGCACACGCAGACCTGGGCGGAGGACTTCACGCGCGCGGTGCGCGATATTCCCGAAGTCGTCGAGGTGTATCGAATGAGCGGTGAAACGGATTATCTGATGCGCGTGGTGGTGTCGGATATCGACGATTACGACCGCGTCTACAAAACGCTGATTCGCGCTGTCCCACTCTACGACGTGAGTTCGAGTTTCGCGATGGAACAGATCAAATATTCCACCGCCCTGCCTGTGCGCTCGCCGCTCGGGGTGACGGGAAACTGA
- a CDS encoding FUSC family membrane protein, whose protein sequence is MRYSLEIRKFIYSQYFFGGLRIALGVSLPAILMLTVFHNRELGFTIATGALGASVVDMPGPLKYKHNEMLACTVIGFLSALATGIASANAVTLWLTVVPLTFVLSLIVVYGNRWPQISFATLFMMIVTLEEHFTPMQALVNASWILLGGLWYTYWATFVSRSLVYRIERQALAESVFRCAEYLLARSAFYDLDANLDECYRKLIENQIAAVERQDAARDIVLRNLPKLRSGKLDARRVMLFNLFINVVDLHEMFVGAHTDYPLVRNSFGGQDILIFYRDLMRKTALDLEDIGLAVLQNRPARARINVKAELRAIEYELDQMRRHDVPQKNPEAYSAVSAAFRRLWSATRLIDKMRRQTRHDPSITETVIRVDPTLSRFVSSRRVPFMQIFSNLTMASPSFRHALRVTIAVGVGFWLGRLLPLTNAYWIVMTTVIILKPGYSLTKQRNVQRIIGTAIGCAACVGLILVVKDPHVLLVAMFACMVMSYSLLLFNYTASVVFTSAYVLLMLHLLAPGGMRLIGERAIDTVVGCAIAIAASHLFPYWEYRLMGKQVRDMIGAMRNYLEASWWWTGKPSAQAEAKSTADANLFADANAGTAQAATAALARVEAGEAELATAGNASLRLANGDDAGPSPVVSDRATILAETVVSNGSTAADLANDELAASFDRHAVAASAMETSGEAQPPAPMKQADAPAQALAGATAKTSDQPTVTETGNNRPAAVSKKKNVAGESAAATAISGASAAAAIAAEALDSDFRYRLARKNVHIAFANLGQAFQRMMLEPKAQQKFVPELNDLLIRSHVLASQITAAGPLLQSVGKSAAGHASQPVQRALTVIRDNLTQAQDGVPAPEDQAEQSKLLTRELDSMVVGAERAQDIPVDAVQDLKLLAHQCKQMLTASLLIRKNASLINLPE, encoded by the coding sequence ATGCGTTACTCGCTAGAAATCAGAAAATTCATTTATAGCCAGTACTTCTTCGGTGGCTTGCGGATCGCGCTCGGCGTGTCGCTGCCGGCCATCCTGATGCTGACTGTATTTCACAATCGTGAACTCGGATTCACGATTGCGACGGGTGCGCTAGGCGCAAGCGTCGTCGACATGCCTGGGCCGTTGAAGTACAAGCACAACGAAATGCTGGCGTGTACGGTCATTGGCTTTTTATCGGCGCTTGCTACCGGCATCGCGAGCGCGAATGCGGTGACGCTGTGGCTGACCGTCGTGCCGCTCACGTTCGTGTTGTCACTGATCGTGGTGTACGGCAACCGCTGGCCGCAGATCAGCTTCGCCACGCTCTTCATGATGATCGTGACGCTGGAAGAGCATTTCACGCCCATGCAGGCGCTTGTCAACGCTTCATGGATTCTCCTCGGCGGCCTTTGGTACACCTACTGGGCGACCTTCGTCAGCCGTTCGCTCGTCTATCGCATCGAGCGCCAGGCGCTGGCTGAGAGCGTGTTCAGGTGCGCCGAATATCTGCTCGCACGCTCGGCTTTTTACGATCTGGACGCCAATCTTGACGAGTGTTACCGAAAACTGATCGAAAATCAGATCGCGGCTGTCGAGCGCCAGGACGCGGCGCGCGACATCGTGCTGCGCAACCTGCCGAAACTGAGAAGCGGCAAGCTCGATGCCCGCCGGGTCATGCTCTTCAACCTCTTTATCAACGTGGTCGACCTGCACGAGATGTTCGTGGGCGCGCACACCGATTACCCGCTCGTGCGCAACTCCTTCGGCGGTCAGGACATCCTGATTTTCTATCGCGACTTGATGAGAAAGACCGCACTCGATCTCGAGGACATCGGCCTGGCCGTGCTGCAAAACCGCCCGGCGCGGGCACGCATCAATGTGAAAGCCGAGTTGCGCGCGATTGAATACGAGCTCGACCAGATGCGCCGGCACGACGTCCCGCAGAAAAATCCGGAGGCCTATTCGGCGGTGTCCGCCGCGTTCAGGAGGCTTTGGAGTGCGACACGGTTGATCGACAAAATGCGTCGCCAGACACGGCATGATCCGAGCATCACGGAAACGGTGATTCGCGTCGATCCGACCTTGTCCCGTTTTGTGTCGAGCCGCCGTGTGCCGTTCATGCAGATTTTTTCGAACCTGACCATGGCCTCGCCGAGCTTCCGGCACGCCCTGCGCGTGACTATTGCAGTGGGGGTAGGGTTCTGGCTAGGCCGGCTGCTGCCGCTCACCAACGCGTACTGGATCGTGATGACAACCGTCATCATTCTCAAGCCCGGATACTCGCTCACCAAACAGCGTAACGTGCAGCGGATCATCGGCACGGCAATCGGCTGCGCGGCGTGCGTGGGGCTGATCCTGGTGGTAAAGGACCCGCACGTGTTGCTGGTGGCCATGTTCGCCTGCATGGTCATGAGCTACAGCCTGCTGCTGTTCAACTACACGGCGAGCGTAGTGTTCACGTCAGCTTACGTGTTGCTGATGCTGCACCTGCTCGCGCCGGGCGGCATGCGGCTGATCGGCGAACGCGCCATTGACACCGTCGTCGGATGCGCTATCGCCATTGCCGCAAGCCATCTGTTCCCGTACTGGGAATACCGGTTGATGGGCAAGCAGGTGCGCGACATGATCGGCGCAATGCGAAATTATCTCGAGGCAAGCTGGTGGTGGACCGGCAAGCCCTCCGCTCAGGCTGAAGCGAAGAGCACGGCGGACGCCAATCTGTTCGCCGATGCCAACGCCGGAACAGCGCAAGCAGCAACAGCCGCGCTTGCGCGGGTGGAAGCCGGCGAAGCGGAACTCGCGACGGCGGGGAATGCTTCCCTCCGCTTGGCAAATGGAGACGACGCCGGGCCTTCGCCCGTCGTGAGCGACCGGGCAACCATTTTGGCGGAGACGGTGGTATCGAACGGAAGCACCGCAGCAGACCTCGCGAACGACGAGTTAGCCGCAAGCTTTGATAGGCATGCGGTCGCCGCGTCAGCCATGGAGACGTCCGGCGAAGCGCAGCCTCCCGCGCCCATGAAGCAAGCGGACGCCCCGGCCCAGGCGCTCGCGGGCGCGACAGCGAAGACCTCGGATCAACCAACCGTCACTGAAACGGGTAACAATCGCCCGGCTGCGGTGTCGAAGAAAAAAAACGTCGCCGGCGAAAGCGCGGCCGCGACCGCCATTTCAGGCGCCTCCGCCGCGGCAGCCATTGCAGCGGAGGCGCTCGACAGCGACTTCCGCTATCGCCTCGCGCGTAAGAACGTGCATATAGCGTTTGCGAATCTCGGCCAGGCGTTTCAGCGCATGATGCTCGAACCGAAAGCGCAGCAAAAATTCGTGCCTGAACTCAACGATCTGCTGATCCGCAGCCACGTGCTCGCGTCGCAGATCACGGCGGCGGGCCCGTTGCTGCAATCGGTAGGGAAGTCTGCCGCAGGGCACGCGTCGCAACCCGTGCAACGCGCGCTGACCGTCATCCGCGACAATCTAACGCAGGCGCAGGATGGAGTGCCCGCCCCCGAAGATCAAGCCGAGCAGTCGAAGCTGCTCACGCGCGAACTGGATTCCATGGTGGTGGGTGCGGAGCGCGCCCAGGATATCCCGGTCGATGCCGTCCAGGATCTGAAGCTGCTTGCGCATCAGTGCAAGCAAATGCTGACGGCGTCGTTGCTGATTCGCAAGAACGCGAGCCTGATCAACCTGCCGGAGTGA
- the recC gene encoding exodeoxyribonuclease V subunit gamma, producing the protein MLELFYSNRHETLSQALLDDVAAFALNGGDPFASQTIIVPSAAVRRRLELDMAARFGICANVDLCYLAQWLWARIGGVLPVPEHSPFAPDRLVWRCFRLLGAMTEAAPESSSRLRVYLDAADDSMRYELARRIATVFDHYLTYRPEWLLHWQAGGSILASAGGAIDANGPRLPNATAIQREDERWQASLWRALLADLAQDAGAHDPTPPAYRFLSESPKLDLDAVMKAEWPERVSVFALPTMPPLHIALLRELSRWIDVRIYAIDPCREFWFDIVSEARVEQLELAGKLDFQEVGHPLLAEWGRQTQAQLHMLRELTESAASREASHFEENPAPTWLARVQNTILNLNEVAELGEADEALEPGIEIHVCHSLSRQLEVLHDRLLGWFDEMDGLQPSDVLVAFPDLAAAGPLIDGVFGTAPAGVAGERRRIPYRITGLPPSQANPVARVLLDWLALPERSVGAPELIEWLRVDAVAARYGIDAVALETAQTWLAAAGARRGLTPSAVTAADVPAARHTFSDALTRLFLGYALPDGGAPVDEWLPVGGAQGSDAELLGRLTRFIDDIDAFGERIATPRTPRAWTQLLLDALTQFFDAGLPFADSIADVRSTLDALMLSMSEGAVDTEIAADVLRTALTDALDDAARGGVPWGGVTFSSLTSLRGLPYRVVCLLGMDDGMLPSLARADEFDLMASFGKLGDRQRRDDERNLFLDLLLSARDRLMIAYTGRSIRDNAALPPAALIDELLDYLAETAAGEGASPKEIERARSRFVFEHPLQPFAPEYFSAPLFTYEPERAELAQTLALGRSEPATKFFSGPLPAEEVEPVAFDDFERFWRHPARAILRDRLGISLFDAETELGDTEPFELEYPGRAALADRVLPALLELTADNEASGLDRARRVARASPEMPGGATGGVWQSREISALHSLANRVRVATGEGAERLPFTLDIKPRWPDAELFGRHDATLQDDALQPLQLHGTLSLLTEEGQIIYRYDVPRARDYLSAWLAHLAYCAALPDGPRRTVWHGRGTQSSGFELTPVDDPHSHLATLAALYRAGRRMPLRFFPKSAWTWVKESESKAQGVWISDRTRGESDDPALRIAFRGAELRLDETFAKLARIVFEPLIQHMRSDA; encoded by the coding sequence ATGCTCGAACTTTTCTATTCGAATCGCCATGAAACGCTGTCGCAGGCGCTGCTCGACGACGTCGCCGCGTTCGCGCTGAATGGCGGCGATCCATTCGCGAGCCAGACGATCATCGTGCCGAGCGCGGCAGTGCGCCGTCGGCTCGAACTGGACATGGCCGCCCGCTTTGGCATTTGTGCAAACGTGGACCTGTGTTATCTGGCGCAGTGGTTGTGGGCGAGGATCGGCGGTGTGTTACCCGTACCCGAGCATTCGCCGTTTGCGCCCGACCGGTTGGTGTGGCGCTGCTTCCGGCTGCTCGGAGCAATGACGGAAGCAGCGCCGGAGAGCTCGTCGCGACTGCGCGTCTACCTAGATGCCGCCGACGACTCCATGCGCTATGAACTCGCGCGCCGTATCGCAACGGTGTTCGATCACTATCTGACGTATCGGCCGGAATGGCTGCTGCACTGGCAGGCCGGTGGGTCGATCCTGGCGTCGGCCGGCGGGGCAATCGACGCAAACGGTCCGCGCTTGCCGAACGCCACGGCCATCCAGCGCGAGGACGAACGCTGGCAGGCCTCGCTATGGCGTGCGCTGCTCGCCGACCTCGCGCAAGACGCCGGCGCGCACGATCCCACGCCGCCCGCGTACCGGTTCCTGAGCGAATCGCCGAAACTCGATCTCGACGCCGTGATGAAGGCCGAGTGGCCGGAGCGCGTGAGCGTGTTCGCGTTGCCGACCATGCCGCCGTTGCATATTGCGTTGCTGCGCGAGTTGTCGCGATGGATCGACGTGCGGATCTATGCCATTGATCCGTGCCGCGAGTTCTGGTTCGACATCGTGAGCGAGGCGCGTGTGGAGCAACTCGAACTGGCGGGGAAGCTGGATTTCCAGGAAGTGGGCCATCCGCTGCTCGCCGAATGGGGCCGCCAGACGCAGGCGCAATTGCACATGCTGCGCGAGCTGACGGAGAGCGCGGCGTCGCGGGAAGCCAGTCATTTCGAGGAGAATCCCGCGCCCACATGGCTCGCCCGCGTGCAGAACACGATCCTCAATTTGAACGAGGTTGCCGAACTGGGCGAAGCGGACGAAGCGCTTGAACCCGGTATCGAAATTCACGTGTGCCATAGCTTGTCGAGGCAGCTTGAAGTGTTGCACGATCGTTTGCTTGGCTGGTTCGACGAGATGGACGGGCTGCAGCCGTCGGACGTGCTCGTGGCGTTTCCGGATCTCGCGGCGGCGGGTCCGCTTATTGATGGCGTGTTTGGCACCGCGCCCGCTGGCGTGGCCGGTGAGCGCCGGCGGATTCCGTATCGGATCACGGGCCTGCCCCCTTCGCAGGCAAACCCGGTCGCGCGCGTGTTGCTCGATTGGCTGGCGTTGCCTGAACGCAGTGTCGGCGCACCCGAGTTGATCGAATGGTTGCGGGTCGACGCGGTCGCGGCGCGTTATGGCATAGATGCCGTCGCGCTGGAAACCGCGCAAACGTGGCTCGCGGCGGCCGGTGCACGGCGCGGGCTCACGCCGTCGGCCGTTACTGCTGCGGACGTGCCTGCTGCCCGTCACACCTTTTCCGATGCCCTCACGCGGTTGTTCCTCGGCTATGCGTTGCCGGATGGCGGCGCGCCTGTCGACGAGTGGCTGCCGGTTGGCGGCGCTCAGGGGTCGGACGCGGAATTGCTCGGCCGGCTGACGCGGTTTATCGACGACATTGACGCGTTCGGCGAGCGTATAGCCACACCGCGTACGCCGCGGGCCTGGACGCAATTGCTGCTCGACGCACTCACGCAGTTCTTCGATGCCGGTCTGCCGTTTGCAGACTCAATCGCCGACGTCCGGTCGACACTCGATGCACTGATGCTTTCCATGAGCGAAGGCGCCGTGGATACCGAAATTGCCGCCGACGTTCTGCGAACGGCACTCACCGACGCACTCGACGACGCCGCGCGTGGCGGCGTCCCATGGGGCGGCGTGACGTTTTCGTCGCTGACGAGCTTGCGCGGGCTGCCGTATCGCGTGGTCTGCCTGCTCGGCATGGACGACGGCATGTTGCCGAGTCTCGCGCGCGCTGACGAATTCGACCTGATGGCGAGTTTCGGCAAGCTCGGTGACCGGCAACGCCGTGACGACGAACGCAACTTGTTCCTCGACTTGTTGTTGTCGGCGCGAGACCGTTTGATGATCGCGTACACGGGACGCAGCATTCGCGACAACGCCGCGCTGCCGCCTGCCGCGCTGATCGACGAATTGCTCGACTATCTGGCGGAAACGGCGGCGGGCGAGGGGGCATCGCCGAAGGAGATCGAGCGCGCGCGCAGCCGTTTCGTATTCGAGCATCCGTTGCAGCCGTTCGCGCCCGAGTACTTCAGCGCGCCGTTGTTCACCTACGAGCCGGAGCGCGCGGAACTGGCGCAGACGCTCGCGCTCGGCAGGAGCGAGCCGGCAACGAAATTCTTTAGCGGGCCGTTGCCGGCGGAAGAGGTTGAACCCGTTGCGTTCGATGACTTCGAGCGTTTCTGGCGTCATCCGGCGCGCGCTATCTTGCGTGATCGGCTCGGCATTTCGCTCTTCGACGCTGAGACCGAACTCGGGGATACGGAACCATTCGAGCTTGAATATCCGGGCCGGGCCGCGCTGGCCGATCGGGTGCTGCCCGCGCTGCTCGAGCTCACCGCCGACAATGAAGCAAGCGGCCTCGACCGCGCGCGGCGAGTCGCGCGTGCGAGTCCCGAAATGCCAGGCGGCGCGACGGGCGGCGTGTGGCAATCGCGGGAAATTAGCGCCTTGCATTCGCTTGCCAATAGGGTGCGTGTCGCGACAGGGGAAGGCGCGGAGCGCTTGCCGTTCACGCTGGATATCAAGCCACGCTGGCCGGATGCCGAATTATTCGGCCGCCACGACGCTACGTTGCAAGATGATGCTTTGCAGCCGCTGCAGCTTCACGGCACTCTGAGTTTGCTCACCGAAGAAGGCCAGATCATTTACCGATACGACGTGCCGCGCGCCCGCGACTACCTCTCTGCATGGCTTGCACATCTTGCCTATTGCGCCGCGTTGCCCGATGGCCCGCGACGTACGGTGTGGCACGGGCGCGGCACGCAATCGAGTGGCTTTGAACTGACGCCCGTCGACGATCCTCACTCGCACCTGGCAACACTCGCTGCGCTATATCGTGCCGGGCGGCGCATGCCGCTGCGGTTCTTTCCGAAGAGCGCGTGGACATGGGTCAAGGAAAGCGAGTCCAAGGCGCAGGGCGTGTGGATATCGGACAGAACGCGTGGCGAGTCGGACGATCCCGCGCTGCGTATCGCGTTTCGCGGCGCTGAACTGAGACTCGATGAAACTTTCGCCAAGTTGGCCAGGATCGTCTTCGAGCCGTTGATCCAGCACATGCGGAGCGACGCATGA